In Paralichthys olivaceus isolate ysfri-2021 chromosome 1, ASM2471397v2, whole genome shotgun sequence, the following are encoded in one genomic region:
- the LOC109637195 gene encoding proteasome subunit alpha type-4: MSRRYDSRTTIFSPEGRLYQVEYAMEAIGHAGTCLGILANDGVLLAAERRNIHKLLDEVFFSEKIYKLNEDMACSVAGITSDANVLTNELRLIAQRYLLQYQEPIPCEQLVTALCDIKQAYTQFGGKRPFGVSLLYMGWDKHYGFQLYQSDPSGNYGGWKATCIGNNSAAAVSMLKQDYKEGEMTLSSALALAVKVLNKTMDVSKLSAEKVEIATLTREDGKTNIKVLKQKEVEELIKRHEAEEAKAEKDKKDKEQKEKDK, translated from the exons ATG tCTCGCAGATATGATTCTCGGACAACGATATTTTCTCCTGAAG GCCGCCTGTATCAGGTGGAGTACGCCATGGAAGCCATCGGCCATGCTGGCACATGTCTGGGGATTCTAGCAAACGACGGAGTGCTCTTAGCAGCAGAGAGACGCAACATCCACAAACTGCTCGATGAGGTTTTCTTCTCCGAGAAGATCTACAAGCTCAATGA AGACATGGCATGCAGTGTTGCCGGGATCACATCAGATGCCAATGTACTGACAAATGAACTGCGGCTAATTGCACAGAG GTATTTATTGCAGTACCAGGAGCCAATTCCCTGTGAGCAGTTGGTGACAGCTCTGTGTGACATCAAGCAAGCCTACACACAATTTGGAG GAAAGAGGCCGTTTGGTGTTTCTCTGCTGTACATGGGTTGGGACAAACACTACGGTTTCCAGCTGTACCAGAGTGACCCCAGCGGCAACTACGGAGGCTGGAAGGCAACGTGCATCGGCAACAACAGCGCT GCTGCTGTGTCCATGCTGAAGCAGGActacaaagagggagagatgactCTGTCCTCTGCTTTAGCTTTGGCCGTCAAAGTCCTCAACAAAACGATGGATGTCAGCAAACTCTCGGCAGAAAAAG TGGAGATCGCCACCCTGACGCGAGAAGACGGGAAAACAAATATCAAGGTTCTTAAACAGAAAGAAGTCGAGGAGCTCATCAAGCGACACGAGGCTGAAGAGGCAAAGgctgagaaagacaaaaaggacAAAGAGCAGAAGGAGAAGGACAAATGA